From the genome of Leishmania major strain Friedlin complete genome, chromosome 35:
GTGGTCCGATAGCGTGGGCTGTGAGGTTTGCGTGCTTAGGAGTAGCGGGCTTTGCACGGTGGCGATTGCTCCCCCGCTGTTGCTCAGCAGCTCTTCCAAGGTGCGCGCGGCTTTGCTGTCGCCTAGCAGAGTGTGCAGCTCCCGCAGCCGAGCCGAGTCGGAACCCGCTAAATGCCGGATCAGTGGCATGAGGACCTCCACCTCGTTCACGTTGTTCTCCTTGATGCTGTTtgagaggtggaggagcagcaccgtGATTGAGTTGGTGTTGTTGACGTTCATGTGAATGAGCTGGTTCAGCGAGCGCTTGCGGAGCCGCAAAAACCTCCGCGACTCGCGCAAGACATAGAACGCGAGTTGGTCGCGGATTGTCAGGAggttgctgctgttcttCATTCGACGCCGCACCTGCATGCTGCTAGACACAGAGATATTCGTGATGGCGATGACAATGGCTACACCGAGCGTTGGAGGGAAGGGGTGCAGCGCAGTGTGCACGTCCTTGAAGAGCGAGTTCAAGTTCCGGATGATGGTGCCGGCGTTCTCGAGAAGCTCGCCGTTCTTTTGGACGGAGAAGtagcgcgccacctcctcgagAACGATTCGCACGAGACGCGGCGGAtgctcgccgtcgcggaTCGATCGGATCTGCGCCCGCTCATTCATGGAGATGTCGAGGATGACCATCTTTCGAATGAccgtgcggcagcgctgcgtcacCTCAGCAACAAACTCACTGCGATCCTGATGCAAGCGCCGAATCGCCGCCTCGAACGGCTGCAgcgtggagagagagggtggatGACTTGTCCCCGCCACGGAAGGCGTGAGCGGCGCTGTCCCCGGCTCCGAGAACTGCACCGGCGTTACCGCCCCCGTGGTACCGTTCGGGTCCACCGGCCTCTCGAAAAACACGCGAACCGCTGCCCACAAGCCGCCCAGCCATGGTATGTCCATCACCTTCAGCGCGTGCTTTGGCCACTCAATCAGCTTGTCGAGATAGTTGAGTACCTCAACTACCACGCGCTCTTCATCCATCTGCGCAGCTCGCGCGCTCACGCTCAACAGCCCGCTCtcgtggcgctgcgtcggcacGACCGGATACTCGTCCGTTGTTGCCAAGTAGTCTGTTGAGGAGCCGGTAATGTTGTTGCAGTtgatcgccgtcgccgtcgctgccgcggctggggAGATTACCAGCGGGGGCGCCGAGGACAGCCTGTACAGCAACACTCGAATCAGGTAGTCCAGCGCACACAGAACTGTCTTCAGCGCCATCGGAAGGTGCAGGTTGTGATAGCGGCTTCCCTTGTGCAGGAGTACGAGCTCACCAAAGTCCTCGCTGACTCTGCCGTAGTCGTGCGTATGCTCGAAGCTGTAGCCGCGGCGCGTGCCAAGGTGGTTCACCATGATGGAAGGTGTATGACCGAGGAAGTCCgcgatgcgccgctgcacgcagcCCTTCTGCAGCGCACTAGCTACCGTAACGCTGGTCGACGacccgcctccgccgccggcagcggctgacGAGCTCGGGTCACGCTGCTTTTGGCGGTGCAGAATATGTGCAGTGGCCATCAGCCGCGCGGCGATGCTGTCCGCCTCCGGCTTCTTCTCCCGGTGGCGCCGGAACCCGTCGAAGGCGATTTGGAAGAGGGCATCGAAAGTGCGAATACCGAGCGGGATGTCGTTGCGCGGCTCCGTGAGCGCCAGCGAGAGGATGTCGAAGCCGTCGCTTTTCTTGAACAATTTCGCGCAGCTCTTCAGCGGCATCAACAGCGAGAGCAGACCGAGCGCCAACAGGCGTATCGCCTCACTAGAGTGGTTTTCGCCGTtgatgagcagcagcatgagTGTGACGCCCCGGCTTTTGAAGGACTCCTGGATCATCTCGCACATTGCCATCTCCTCCCTGGCAATGTCGAAGAGCATGCGCAGCACCCACACCTTCGCTGTGTCCGCTGTTGGAGTGACGGAGCTTGGCGTGAAAAGGAACAAGAGCACCCGGCGcagctctgcctctctgcggCACAGCTTTTCAATGAGAATCACGACGGACTTGATGCACTCCTTAGGGAGATAGAGGGACAAGTTGAGGATGCACTGAAACCGCGAAGAATCTTCCTGGAACATCTCCATGTTCTCCTTCACAAGGAGACAGTCACTGAGCTCGCGCAATATGATGTTCGCGGCGTTCGCTTCCtgcgcggcatcgctgcATGGCGACGAAGCCACAGACACCGacgacgccaccgtcgaccCCGCGGCGCTCTCATCGCTCGGATCTATGGCGTccctgctggcgcacacccGGTGATGCACGATGCCGTTCGCACCCCCGCTGCCATGGGCTCTTGTCCGGAGCACACAGCTGAGAAGGATGTCAAAGATGCGCTGTGTGCAAGCAtgatgctgcagcaccttgcCCCCACCGCGCGGCGTCACGGACTGCAGCATTAGCGATGCGAACTCTGGGAACGTCACCTTCCACGAAAGCACCTCGGTGCGCAGCTGGTCCAGGTAGTTCTTGAGCATCAGCTGCGTTAGCTGTTCCGTCGTCGCGAGCTGCATGGACGTCGACAAGAGACTGAGGCTCAGCTTCGCAACGTTCAGAAAGGTCGACGTGCTCTGAACAGACGCCGTCCGCCGCCCCTTGAGCACACCGAGCACCCATTCCGCCACCTTGCTTGGCGCAATCATCTCTTCAATATCAGTAGGCACGTAGAGCTCGATGCGGCTCCACCGGAACTCCGCCGACTTCTTTGTGATCATGTcgttctgctgcagcagggacggcgtctgcggctcAGACGGGGCACTGGGCTTGTCCTCGAAGAAAGGCATGAGAAATGAGGCGCAGTCCCTCGAGGGGTCATAGAAAGCAGGCCCGGCGGCGTGAAGCTTCGCAATCTCCTTCTCAGAAAGCGTGACGGAGATGTTCATGCCCGACATAAAGCCTAAGAACCCTGgcagctccgcggccccgccaATGTTGAACATGATGAAGTGCTTTTCCTTGGGGTAGGGCACATCGTGCACCCCCTCGAGGCGCTGGCCGTTGATGTACACGTTCAGGGCAACGCCGTGATTCACAACCACGTGCGTCCACGTGGTCGCGGCGAAGGTACTACGGCTCAGGACCAGCTCGGCCGGGTCGTCACCCCCCTTGTTCACCCGCACCGCCAACGCGCACTGTCGGCCGTCGGCGACGATTAGCAGGCTCACCCGCGTATCGTTCGGATCCATGAAGGAGTAGAGGCAACTGCCGCCagtccacacacacgtcgGGTAGATCCACGCCGTAAAGGTGTAACCGGTGCCTCGAGGAAACATCTGCTTCAGCCGCCAACTCACGCAGCCATCGCCAGGGAAGAAGAGCAGTGGGTGTGGAATGAAGGCGCGGCTGAGGCCGTGGAGAAAGTTCTCGATAATATCGACATCCGTCTGAGACGATGGCATCGAGCACATGTCCTTGATGCCCTGCATCAGCAGCTCTACAGTCGCCTCGGAGAACGTTGTGGAGGTGAGTGTGTTGAGAAAGCAGAAGGTAAGCTGGGTCGTGTTCACGTTCAGGGTGCTGACGGGGGTCAGCGTCAGGgtctgcggcagcgcagccaccGGCGCGGAGGTGCTTGGCTCGTCGTGGCGAAAGTGCAGTGTGACCTGCTGGGAGGCTGGAAAGACGCTCGGCTGGTTGCAGTTAACCAGTGCCGTGATAGTGCGCAAAAATTGGTGCtcagacagcagcacggcgttGCGCGGGTTCGCAACGCACAGCAATGTCAGCGTCGAAATGGTGCTGCGGTACAGGGC
Proteins encoded in this window:
- a CDS encoding conserved hypothetical protein (previous protein_id=AAZ14385.1), with the translated sequence MFSKENFIDLAHQAVSAVRRIVGSSESWNVRDALSATSQVVITVCKANTTLDAAILEAWVNDLVRELELQSTQSAAVTETAAAGETGVAASSVKGEALKPLSEPALIESLEVARELIYSCNAEEAVKAYLKKKLVAAIVQLYGNAALTQKLRDCCAYVIVGVCSSQRLLMRDFMFACTDRLRSLPQDHNGRVLQILLASLLVEVFHQFQLCCYGRLKTDLDAETEAHCTSLIDYLFETAYSLMVQDAAVASRTATASRTASGEAEESLESGSPSPPPATHDETSTTTAAASNEDGNSGEATGSPAAPTTTVACNGNTPAASPANASLDMAARGASLNITTSVVFLAVVAGVYRARPALKTYLVRHCGAEYARVWVKVASHLTKMRTNLLLSLSSRSPVSGMLEPVEYWRAEMLEGLVELCTSDSFTTQRAMVMASIAGSGRNNGSSSNRANQHGVASSTTIGASSAARAPASSSSGATGAPAGSGLSLNSAGRYQFVPIPADWETYLSRSTSAVWRLASALFPCTVTSEGVNILKAVLLLLNTRHASAEALYRSTISTLTLLCVANPRNAVLLSEHQFLRTITALVNCNQPSVFPASQQVTLHFRHDEPSTSAPVAALPQTLTLTPVSTLNVNTTQLTFCFLNTLTSTTFSEATVELLMQGIKDMCSMPSSQTDVDIIENFLHGLSRAFIPHPLLFFPGDGCVSWRLKQMFPRGTGYTFTAWIYPTCVWTGGSCLYSFMDPNDTRVSLLIVADGRQCALAVRVNKGGDDPAELVLSRSTFAATTWTHVVVNHGVALNVYINGQRLEGVHDVPYPKEKHFIMFNIGGAAELPGFLGFMSGMNISVTLSEKEIAKLHAAGPAFYDPSRDCASFLMPFFEDKPSAPSEPQTPSLLQQNDMITKKSAEFRWSRIELYVPTDIEEMIAPSKVAEWVLGVLKGRRTASVQSTSTFLNVAKLSLSLLSTSMQLATTEQLTQLMLKNYLDQLRTEVLSWKVTFPEFASLMLQSVTPRGGGKVLQHHACTQRIFDILLSCVLRTRAHGSGGANGIVHHRVCASRDAIDPSDESAAGSTVASSVSVASSPCSDAAQEANAANIILRELSDCLLVKENMEMFQEDSSRFQCILNLSLYLPKECIKSVVILIEKLCRREAELRRVLLFLFTPSSVTPTADTAKVWVLRMLFDIAREEMAMCEMIQESFKSRGVTLMLLLINGENHSSEAIRLLALGLLSLLMPLKSCAKLFKKSDGFDILSLALTEPRNDIPLGIRTFDALFQIAFDGFRRHREKKPEADSIAARLMATAHILHRQKQRDPSSSAAAGGGGGSSTSVTVASALQKGCVQRRIADFLGHTPSIMVNHLGTRRGYSFEHTHDYGRVSEDFGELVLLHKGSRYHNLHLPMALKTVLCALDYLIRVLLYRLSSAPPLVISPAAAATATAINCNNITGSSTDYLATTDEYPVVPTQRHESGLLSVSARAAQMDEERVVVEVLNYLDKLIEWPKHALKVMDIPWLGGLWAAVRVFFERPVDPNGTTGAVTPVQFSEPGTAPLTPSVAGTSHPPSLSTLQPFEAAIRRLHQDRSEFVAEVTQRCRTVIRKMVILDISMNERAQIRSIRDGEHPPRLVRIVLEEVARYFSVQKNGELLENAGTIIRNLNSLFKDVHTALHPFPPTLGVAIVIAITNISVSSSMQVRRRMKNSSNLLTIRDQLAFYVLRESRRFLRLRKRSLNQLIHMNVNNTNSITVLLLHLSNSIKENNVNEVEVLMPLIRHLAGSDSARLRELHTLLGDSKAARTLEELLSNSGGAIATVQSPLLLSTQTSQPTLSDHCASDVFIDADFSTGGGERTAWGPSHGIGSNRLEEEGGELSPGAYTVQLLEWCKMHKEVWAAIQRNVHAAMASMGLEKSDDKAQQQQVSSASGSPKASACAHVGLSDRSKREFQQLREELESELVKRKAGSK